From Desulfocurvus vexinensis DSM 17965, a single genomic window includes:
- the sppA gene encoding signal peptide peptidase SppA: MTTKSSFSQRHPLLFGLMLIMAAMALLAGGVAAFRYVAGQGGGKGSLDSAGDKLGVVRIQGIIDSSEPATEWINALRDDDSVLGVLVRVNCPGGAVAPSQEIHAALRRLAEAKPVVVSMASVAASGGYYVSAPAHVIVANPSTLTGSIGVIMELSNLEGLFDKLGIKRQALTSGKLKDAGSPFRAMTSDDRAYLSTLLTDIHEQFLADVASARGMEVDALRPVADGRALTGNQALEAGLVDRLGGYDDALEELRAMCNASAEVPLVEQPEEKRPLLQRILGQVHITVHTGLDPQQDLDIRLR; this comes from the coding sequence GTGACGACGAAGAGTAGTTTCAGCCAGCGGCATCCACTGCTCTTCGGCCTTATGCTCATCATGGCGGCCATGGCCCTCCTCGCGGGGGGCGTGGCCGCCTTTCGTTACGTCGCGGGCCAGGGCGGCGGCAAGGGCAGCCTGGACAGCGCGGGCGACAAGCTGGGCGTGGTGCGCATCCAGGGCATCATCGACAGTTCCGAACCCGCCACCGAGTGGATCAACGCCCTGCGCGACGACGACTCCGTGCTTGGCGTGCTGGTGCGCGTGAACTGCCCCGGCGGGGCCGTGGCGCCCTCGCAGGAGATCCACGCCGCCCTGCGCAGGCTGGCCGAGGCCAAGCCCGTGGTGGTGTCCATGGCCTCGGTGGCCGCCTCGGGCGGCTACTACGTGTCCGCCCCGGCCCACGTCATTGTGGCCAACCCCTCGACCCTCACCGGCTCCATCGGCGTGATCATGGAGCTGTCCAACCTCGAGGGGCTGTTCGACAAGCTCGGCATCAAGCGCCAGGCGCTGACCAGCGGCAAGCTCAAGGACGCCGGCTCGCCCTTCCGGGCCATGACCAGCGACGACCGCGCCTACCTCTCGACCCTTTTGACCGACATCCACGAGCAGTTCCTGGCCGACGTGGCCAGCGCCCGGGGCATGGAGGTCGATGCGCTGCGCCCCGTGGCCGATGGCCGCGCCCTGACCGGCAACCAGGCCCTGGAAGCCGGGCTGGTGGACCGCCTGGGCGGCTACGACGACGCCCTGGAGGAGCTGCGCGCCATGTGCAACGCCTCCGCCGAGGTGCCCCTGGTCGAACAGCCCGAGGAGAAGCGCCCCCTGCTCCAGCGCATCCTGGGCCAGGTGCACATCACCGTGCACACCGGCCTGGACCCGCAGCAGGACTTGGACATCCGCCTGCGCTGA
- a CDS encoding 30S ribosomal protein S1: MVETVEETPMSMDDICFEKALEDYLPIADCGELGEGSIVQGEVVRIGDTHVLVDVNFKSEGQIPVDEFRDAEGTITVGVGERVDVYVVRKNEADGTIVLSRERAKRMKLFDDIEKIQEGDDVIKGRIVRRIKGGYTVDLGGVEAFLPGSHVDLRPVPDMDALVDQEYEFRILKINRRRSNVIVSRRVLLEEDRAKKRSELLSTLEESQTVTGKVKNITEYGVFVDLGGLDGLLHITDMSWKRIKHPKEMVQLGDELNLKVLNFDKDSQKVSLGLKQLVPDPWQDIEKKYPEGSKFSGKITNLVDYGAFVELEEGVEGLVHISEMSWTRKLRHPSQMVSTGEEVEVIILGVDPDKKRISLGMKQVNPNPWDLVAEKYPEGTILEGTIKNITEFGMFIGIEDGIDGLIHVSDISWTKKIRHPNEVFKTGDTVQAKVLTVDKDAEKFTLGIKQLSEDPWLQVPARYPVGTVVNGVVTNITDFGLFVEVEEGIEGLVHVSEISRKKIKSPSEMFKEGAEIQAKVIHVSADERRLGLSIKQMKTEEDRKPSSKEFRPAASSGEAAGTNLGDLLRANLGAQNSDDEE; encoded by the coding sequence ATGGTTGAAACTGTTGAGGAAACCCCTATGTCCATGGACGACATCTGTTTCGAGAAGGCTCTCGAAGACTACCTGCCCATCGCCGATTGCGGCGAACTGGGTGAGGGCAGCATCGTCCAGGGTGAAGTCGTCCGCATTGGCGACACCCATGTTCTTGTGGATGTGAACTTCAAGTCCGAAGGGCAGATCCCTGTGGACGAGTTCCGCGACGCCGAAGGCACCATCACCGTGGGCGTCGGCGAGCGCGTGGATGTGTACGTCGTTCGCAAGAACGAGGCCGACGGCACCATCGTGCTCTCGCGCGAACGCGCCAAGCGGATGAAGCTGTTCGACGACATCGAGAAGATCCAGGAAGGCGACGACGTCATCAAGGGTCGCATCGTGCGCCGCATCAAGGGCGGCTACACGGTGGACCTGGGCGGCGTCGAGGCGTTCCTGCCCGGCTCGCACGTTGATCTGCGCCCCGTGCCCGACATGGACGCGCTGGTGGACCAGGAATACGAATTCCGCATCCTGAAGATCAACCGCCGCCGCTCCAACGTCATCGTCTCGCGCCGCGTGCTCCTCGAAGAGGACCGCGCCAAGAAGCGCTCGGAGCTGCTCTCCACCCTGGAAGAGAGCCAGACCGTCACCGGCAAGGTCAAGAACATCACCGAGTACGGTGTGTTCGTGGACCTGGGCGGGCTGGACGGCCTGCTGCACATCACCGACATGTCCTGGAAGCGCATCAAGCATCCCAAGGAAATGGTGCAGCTGGGCGACGAACTCAATCTCAAAGTCCTGAACTTCGACAAGGACAGCCAGAAGGTCTCCCTGGGCCTCAAGCAGCTCGTTCCCGACCCGTGGCAGGACATCGAAAAGAAATACCCCGAAGGCAGCAAGTTCAGCGGCAAGATCACCAATCTGGTGGACTACGGCGCCTTCGTGGAGCTGGAAGAGGGCGTCGAGGGTTTGGTGCACATCTCCGAGATGTCCTGGACCCGCAAGCTGCGCCACCCCTCGCAGATGGTTTCCACCGGCGAAGAGGTCGAGGTCATCATCCTCGGCGTGGACCCGGACAAGAAGCGCATCTCCCTGGGCATGAAGCAGGTCAATCCCAACCCGTGGGATCTGGTTGCCGAGAAGTACCCCGAGGGCACCATCCTTGAGGGCACCATCAAGAACATCACCGAGTTCGGCATGTTCATCGGCATTGAGGACGGCATCGACGGCCTGATCCACGTGTCCGACATCTCCTGGACCAAGAAGATCCGCCACCCCAACGAGGTCTTCAAGACCGGGGACACCGTCCAGGCCAAGGTGCTCACCGTGGACAAGGACGCCGAGAAGTTCACCCTGGGCATCAAGCAGCTCTCGGAGGACCCGTGGCTGCAGGTGCCTGCCCGCTACCCCGTGGGCACGGTGGTCAACGGCGTGGTGACCAACATCACCGACTTCGGCCTGTTCGTCGAGGTCGAGGAAGGCATCGAGGGCCTGGTCCACGTCTCCGAGATCTCGCGCAAGAAGATCAAGAGCCCCTCGGAGATGTTCAAGGAAGGCGCCGAGATCCAGGCCAAGGTCATCCACGTCAGCGCCGACGAGCGCCGGCTCGGCCTGTCCATCAAGCAGATGAAGACCGAAGAGGACCGCAAGCCCTCCTCCAAGGAGTTCCGCCCGGCCGCCTCTTCCGGCGAAGCCGCGGGAACCAACCTTGGCGATCTGCTGCGCGCCAACCTGGGCGCCCAAAACAGTGACGACGAAGAGTAG